The Tenebrio molitor chromosome 3, icTenMoli1.1, whole genome shotgun sequence genome contains a region encoding:
- the Keap1 gene encoding kelch-like ECH-associated protein 1B isoform X1 — protein sequence MISMDDDCWPADLDYRMDGDEDSYCSKSHSRQNGVHVSDLGDMSFMMLDYIKEAMKAMDMMRGHQMLTDITLEVGHEVFYAHRVVLAAASPYFKAMFTGGLKECEMTRIPLQGVSATAMARLIHFMYTGRIRVTENTVCQLLPAATMLQVTNVIQACCDFLERQLDPSNAIGIASFAEQHGCIELCKKANQYIERHFCQICQEEEFLQLNALQLITLIKKDELNVQDEKEVYNAVLKWVRHDEENRHKKMEHILSAVRCQFLPPKFLNDQMTNCEVIKKAPACREYLARIFKDLTLHIRTVVKERTPNIPRVIYIAGGYYRQSLDVLEGYNIDDKTWHKLDSLTVPRSGLGGAFLKGTFYAVGGRNNAPGNSYDSDWVDKYNPVKDQWRPCSPMSVPRNRVGVAVMDGLLYAVGGSEGSKYHNSVECYDPDLDRWTTIKAMHFKRLAVGVAVVNRLLYAIGGYDGVQRHNSAECYHPENNAWAMIAPMHTQRSGAGVAAINQYIYVVGGYDGSKQLNTVERYDTEKDVWEYVASMKIARSALSVTVLDCKIYAMGGYNGQDFLANVEIYDPLRDVWEDGEPLTSGRSGHTSAVCYQPPCTQKCRILSQFSNSSCSTSSSAIK from the exons ATGATTTCGATGGACGACGACTGTTGGCCCGCCGATTTAGA CTATAGAATGGACGGGGACGAGGACAGCTACTGCAGCAAGTCGCACTCGCGCCAAAATGGCGTCCACGTGTCCGACCTGGGCGACATGAGCTTCATGATGTTGGACTACATCAAGGAAGCGATGAAG GCCATGGACATGATGCGGGGTCATCAAATGCTGACCGATATCACTCTGGAAGTCGGCCACGAAGTGTTCTACGCCCACCGAGTGGTCCTCGCCGCCGCCAGTCCCTATTTCAAAGCGATGTTCACCGGCGGTTTGAAGGAGTGCGAGATGACGCGGATCCCTCTGCAAGGAGTCTCCGCCACCGCCATGGCCAGACTGATCCACTTCATGTACACAGGAAGGATCAGAGTGACGGAGAACACCGTGTGCCAATTGTTACCCGCCGCGACAATGCTACAA GTGACGAACGTAATACAAGCCTGCTGTGATTTTTTAGAAAGACAATTAGACCCTAGCAACGCGATCGGCATCGCCAGCTTCGCCGAGCAGCACGGCTGCATCGAGCTGTGCAAGAAGGCCAACCAGTACATTGAACGCCACTTCTGTCAGATCTGCCAAGAAGAAGAGTTTCTTCAACTGAACGCACTCCAGTTGATCACGTTGATCAAGAAAGACGAACTGAACGTCCAAGACGAGAAGGAGGTCTACAACGCGGTGCTCAAGTGGGTCAGGCACGACGAGGAGAACAGACACAAGAAGATGGAGCACATATTGAGCGCGGTCAGGTGCCAGTTTCTGCCACCCAAGTTCCTCAACGATCAGATGACCAACTGCGAGGTCATCAAGAAGGCGCCGGCCTGCAGGGAATACTTAGCTAGAATATTTAAG GATCTGACATTACACATACGTACCGTTGTCAAAGAAAGGACGCCGAATATACCGAGAGTGATATACATCGCGGGTGGGTACTACAGACAATCTCTCGACGTCTTAGAAGGTTACAATATCGACGACAAGACGTGGCACAAGCTGGACAGTCTGACAGTACCAAGATCTGGACTAGGAGGAGCTTTTCTAAAA GGGACTTTCTATGCAGTGGGGGGACGAAACAACGCCCCCGGTAACAGTTACGATTCGGACTGGGTCGACAAGTACAACCCTGTCAAAGACCAATGGCGACCTTGTAGTCCCATGTCCGTACCAAGAAACCGAGTGGGGGTGGCAGTAATGGACGGTTTACTGTACGCAGTCGGGGGTAGCGAAGGTTCCAAGTACCACAACAGCGTAGAATG TTACGACCCCGATCTGGACCGATGGACGACCATCAAAGCGATGCACTTCAAGCGGCTGGCCGTGGGGGTGGCAGTAGTCAACCGCCTCCTCTACGCGATCGGCGGCTACGACGGCGTGCAGAGACACAACAGCGCCGAGTGCTACCACCCCGAGAACAACGCCTGGGCGATGATAGCCCCGATGCACACCCAACGGAGCGGCGCGGGGGTGGCGGCGATCAACCAGTACATCTACGTGGTGGGAGGGTACGACGGCTCCAAACAGTTGAACACGGTGGAGAGGTACGACACGGAGAAAGACGTGTGGGAGTACGTGGCGAGCATGAAGATCGCGAGGAGTGCGCTCAGCGTGACGGTTCTCGACTGCAAGATCTACGCGATGG GTGGCTACAACGGACAGGATTTCTTAGCCAACGTGGAGATCTACGACCCGTTGAGGGACGTATGGGAGGACGGGGAACCGCTCACTTCGGGGCGGTCAGGTCACACGAGTGCGGTTTGTTATCAGCCGCCGTGTACGCAGAAGTGCAGGATTTTGTCGCAGTTCAGTAACAGTTCGTGCTCGACGTCATCTTCCGCGATCAAGTAA
- the Keap1 gene encoding kelch-like ECH-associated protein 1B isoform X2, producing the protein MDGDEDSYCSKSHSRQNGVHVSDLGDMSFMMLDYIKEAMKAMDMMRGHQMLTDITLEVGHEVFYAHRVVLAAASPYFKAMFTGGLKECEMTRIPLQGVSATAMARLIHFMYTGRIRVTENTVCQLLPAATMLQVTNVIQACCDFLERQLDPSNAIGIASFAEQHGCIELCKKANQYIERHFCQICQEEEFLQLNALQLITLIKKDELNVQDEKEVYNAVLKWVRHDEENRHKKMEHILSAVRCQFLPPKFLNDQMTNCEVIKKAPACREYLARIFKDLTLHIRTVVKERTPNIPRVIYIAGGYYRQSLDVLEGYNIDDKTWHKLDSLTVPRSGLGGAFLKGTFYAVGGRNNAPGNSYDSDWVDKYNPVKDQWRPCSPMSVPRNRVGVAVMDGLLYAVGGSEGSKYHNSVECYDPDLDRWTTIKAMHFKRLAVGVAVVNRLLYAIGGYDGVQRHNSAECYHPENNAWAMIAPMHTQRSGAGVAAINQYIYVVGGYDGSKQLNTVERYDTEKDVWEYVASMKIARSALSVTVLDCKIYAMGGYNGQDFLANVEIYDPLRDVWEDGEPLTSGRSGHTSAVCYQPPCTQKCRILSQFSNSSCSTSSSAIK; encoded by the exons ATGGACGGGGACGAGGACAGCTACTGCAGCAAGTCGCACTCGCGCCAAAATGGCGTCCACGTGTCCGACCTGGGCGACATGAGCTTCATGATGTTGGACTACATCAAGGAAGCGATGAAG GCCATGGACATGATGCGGGGTCATCAAATGCTGACCGATATCACTCTGGAAGTCGGCCACGAAGTGTTCTACGCCCACCGAGTGGTCCTCGCCGCCGCCAGTCCCTATTTCAAAGCGATGTTCACCGGCGGTTTGAAGGAGTGCGAGATGACGCGGATCCCTCTGCAAGGAGTCTCCGCCACCGCCATGGCCAGACTGATCCACTTCATGTACACAGGAAGGATCAGAGTGACGGAGAACACCGTGTGCCAATTGTTACCCGCCGCGACAATGCTACAA GTGACGAACGTAATACAAGCCTGCTGTGATTTTTTAGAAAGACAATTAGACCCTAGCAACGCGATCGGCATCGCCAGCTTCGCCGAGCAGCACGGCTGCATCGAGCTGTGCAAGAAGGCCAACCAGTACATTGAACGCCACTTCTGTCAGATCTGCCAAGAAGAAGAGTTTCTTCAACTGAACGCACTCCAGTTGATCACGTTGATCAAGAAAGACGAACTGAACGTCCAAGACGAGAAGGAGGTCTACAACGCGGTGCTCAAGTGGGTCAGGCACGACGAGGAGAACAGACACAAGAAGATGGAGCACATATTGAGCGCGGTCAGGTGCCAGTTTCTGCCACCCAAGTTCCTCAACGATCAGATGACCAACTGCGAGGTCATCAAGAAGGCGCCGGCCTGCAGGGAATACTTAGCTAGAATATTTAAG GATCTGACATTACACATACGTACCGTTGTCAAAGAAAGGACGCCGAATATACCGAGAGTGATATACATCGCGGGTGGGTACTACAGACAATCTCTCGACGTCTTAGAAGGTTACAATATCGACGACAAGACGTGGCACAAGCTGGACAGTCTGACAGTACCAAGATCTGGACTAGGAGGAGCTTTTCTAAAA GGGACTTTCTATGCAGTGGGGGGACGAAACAACGCCCCCGGTAACAGTTACGATTCGGACTGGGTCGACAAGTACAACCCTGTCAAAGACCAATGGCGACCTTGTAGTCCCATGTCCGTACCAAGAAACCGAGTGGGGGTGGCAGTAATGGACGGTTTACTGTACGCAGTCGGGGGTAGCGAAGGTTCCAAGTACCACAACAGCGTAGAATG TTACGACCCCGATCTGGACCGATGGACGACCATCAAAGCGATGCACTTCAAGCGGCTGGCCGTGGGGGTGGCAGTAGTCAACCGCCTCCTCTACGCGATCGGCGGCTACGACGGCGTGCAGAGACACAACAGCGCCGAGTGCTACCACCCCGAGAACAACGCCTGGGCGATGATAGCCCCGATGCACACCCAACGGAGCGGCGCGGGGGTGGCGGCGATCAACCAGTACATCTACGTGGTGGGAGGGTACGACGGCTCCAAACAGTTGAACACGGTGGAGAGGTACGACACGGAGAAAGACGTGTGGGAGTACGTGGCGAGCATGAAGATCGCGAGGAGTGCGCTCAGCGTGACGGTTCTCGACTGCAAGATCTACGCGATGG GTGGCTACAACGGACAGGATTTCTTAGCCAACGTGGAGATCTACGACCCGTTGAGGGACGTATGGGAGGACGGGGAACCGCTCACTTCGGGGCGGTCAGGTCACACGAGTGCGGTTTGTTATCAGCCGCCGTGTACGCAGAAGTGCAGGATTTTGTCGCAGTTCAGTAACAGTTCGTGCTCGACGTCATCTTCCGCGATCAAGTAA
- the LOC138127237 gene encoding uncharacterized protein, with product MLCISGVTILIVMVCPHQIFSYNTNRQLVLVKPDNCDYYDNPAFKVVPNFVQSRMNVVPQARQVVLIDNRLRKEPPYYNTYHTTSPTVKLPASYFPNMTPANIMEFHSSDLESHSHEEEEEIKIDYDKLWKVGESPASKSVKALPDVYVKHEDAPPIVDMLSMERSELTEETHDMENVEIQEKFLNEPLSQTKEVIIERITTRPEPPSTVNPALAMFKQIDIKQVKKENARVDQEKRQASEDQKKEVGQVDLSTLGTVDGATKSQPEKDSAVESVVRQATNVALV from the coding sequence ATGTTGTGCATATCTGGTGTCACAATTTTAATCGTAATGGTGTGTCCACACCAGATTTTTTCTTACAACACGAACAGGCAACTGGTGCTGGTCAAACCAGACAACTGTGACTACTACGACAACCCCGCGTTTAAAGTGGTGCCAAATTTTGTACAAAGTCGGATGAACGTGGTCCCTCAAGCCAGACAGGTGGTTTTGATAGACAACCGTTTGAGGAAAGAACCTCCGTACTACAACACCTACCACACAACCTCACCCACTGTGAAACTCCCTGCGTCGTATTTCCCGAACATGACCCCAGCCAACATCATGGAGTTTCACTCGTCGGATCTCGAGTCCCACTCCCATGAAGAAGAGGAAGAAATCAAGATAGATTACGACAAGCTGTGGAAAGTGGGCGAAAGCCCCGCATCGAAGAGCGTGAAAGCTCTTCCAGATGTCTACGTTAAACATGAAGATGCCCCACCAATTGTTGACATGTTGAGCATGGAGCGGTCCGAATTGACTGAAGAAACTCACGATATGGAAAATGTGGAAATTCAGGAGAAATTTCTGAACGAGCCGCTCTCCCAGACGAAGGAGGTAATCATCGAGAGGATCACCACTCGACCAGAACCACCCTCCACAGTCAACCCCGCTCTTGCAATGTTCAAGCAAATCGACATCAAGCAGGTGAAGAAGGAAAATGCGAGAGTTGACCAAGAGAAAAGGCAGGCTTCAGAGGACCAGAAGAAGGAAGTGGGTCAGGTGGATTTGTCAACACTTGGTACTGTTGATGGTGCAACTAAATCTCAACCGGAAAAGGATTCTGCTGTTGAGAGTGTTGTAAGACAAGCCACGAATGTCGCTTTAGTGTAA
- the LOC138126479 gene encoding uncharacterized protein — MQVSGVLQVLVLCAFVAFAQSKIEDLSKNSTDSASEAIDPAAAPSPEDNIDAIRKKKSATTTLCVEIRPSGPYQRPFQICEPAESKSYAPAAAPATQSYYPAPTYEEVKSGAPATNKPAAAAYEAPAKTYSAPAKPTSAPAYASSKPYAVHSPSSYSSVSYRSEDGGAEVAEAEDIEEEEHSEETLEHMARAAGQEYGLPMTYIQPGPKHKAKKGHNGLVITCQPSLAGYAATMPSHGGGGYGGGGYGAGGGYGSSYAAGYRSASGRSYNRYPSYGPGPAPSYKAPVYKVQAPSYSYKAPAPAYGAPAYPAPMYRPAYSAPAPKPVYSAPAPSYSAPAPSYSAPAPSYSAPAPKPVYSAPAPSYSAPSHKPVYSGPAPSYSAPVPKPMYSAPAPKPVYSSPAPSYNGAAPSYSAPPPSYSAPAPSYSAPAPSYSAPAPSYSAPAPSYSAPAPVYSAPAPKPVYSAPAPKPVYSNAPAPSYSAPAPSYSAPAPQPMYKPVYAPAPAPAPAYSPPPPPTYSAPPAKPAYGPPPPPSPSYGPPPKPHSPPAAPSYNPPGTYRAAEETVDAELTTHVPSTHNEKEVHTLETMKKIAEARAASHEMVEGEHDKVKMAPAEWGAKNEEGIQEMRGAENVSHEENLGENKV, encoded by the coding sequence ATGCAAGTGTCTGGTGTCCTCCAAGTGTTAGTGCTCTGTGCCTTCGTGGCCTTCGCCCAATCGAAGATAGAAGACCTCTCGAAAAACTCTACGGACTCAGCCTCCGAAGCAATCGACCCAGCAGCGGCGCCGTCACCCGAAGACAACATCGACGCCATCCGCAAGAAGAAGTCGGCCACCACTACCCTCTGCGTAGAGATCAGACCCAGCGGTCCATACCAGCGGCCCTTCCAAATCTGCGAACCAGCCGAATCCAAATCGTACGCCCCAGCAGCCGCTCCCGCCACCCAGAGCTACTATCCCGCACCCACTTACGAAGAGGTCAAATCGGGCGCTCCCGCTACCAACAAGCCCGCCGCCGCCGCTTACGAGGCCCCCGCAAAAACTTATTCCGCCCCCGCCAAACCTACGTCAGCCCCGGCGTACGCTTCATCCAAGCCTTATGCCGTCCATTCACCATCCTCATACAGCTCAGTCTCTTACCGTTCCGAAGATGGGGGCGCAGAAGTGGCCGAAGCCGAAGATATAGAAGAAGAAGAACATTCTGAAGAAACATTGGAACATATGGCTAGGGCAGCGGGGCAAGAATATGGACTTCCTATGACTTACATCCAACCAGGGCCTAAGCACAAGGCGAAGAAGGGACACAACGGATTGGTCATCACCTGTCAACCCTCTTTAGCTGGATACGCCGCCACTATGCCCAGCCACGGAGGTGGCGGCTACGGAGGTGGTGGTTACGGAGCTGGAGGTGGATATGGAAGCTCTTACGCCGCCGGGTACAGATCAGCGTCTGGACGATCATACAACAGGTACCCCAGTTATGGTCCAGGTCCGGCACCGTCATACAAAGCCCCAGTTTACAAGGTACAAGCTCCATCTTACTCTTATAAAGCTCCGGCTCCCGCATACGGCGCCCCCGCCTATCCAGCTCCGATGTATAGACCGGCCTACAGCGCACCAGCCCCCAAACCGGTTTACAGCGCCCCAGCACCATCTTACAGCGCTCCGGCACCATCTTACAGTGCCCCAGCTCCATCTTACAGTGCACCAGCTCCCAAACCAGTTTACAGCGCTCCAGCACCATCTTACAGCGCTCCATCCCACAAGCCAGTTTACAGCGGTCCTGCGCCATCTTACAGTGCACCAGTTCCTAAACCAATGTACAGCGCTCCAGCCCCGAAGCCTGTTTACAGCTCTCCAGCTCCATCTTATAACGGTGCGGCACCATCTTATAGTGCCCCGCCACCATCTTACAGCGCTCCGGCACCATCTTACAGCGCCCCAGCACCATCTTACAGCGCCCCAGCACCGTCTTACAGCGCTCCAGCTCCATCTTACAGCGCCCCAGCTCCAGTTTATAGCGCACCAGCCCCGAAACCAGTTTACAGCGCCCCAGCCCCGAAACCAGTTTACAGCAACGCCCCAGCACCATCTTACAGCGCCCCAGCTCCATCTTACAGTGCTCCGGCTCCACAGCCAATGTACAAACCTGTTTACGCTCCTGCACCAGCTCCTGCCCCGGCTTATtcaccaccaccaccaccaaCTTACAGTGCCCCACCTGCTAAACCAGCTTATGGTCCCCCACCACCACCTTCTCCATCCTACGGTCCTCCACCAAAACCTCACAGTCCCCCTGCTGCTCCTTCCTATAATCCTCCAGGTACTTATCGTGCAGCTGAGGAAACAGTAGATGCCGAACTTACAACTCACGTACCCTCGACTCACAATGAAAAAGAAGTACACACGTTGGAAACGATGAAGAAAATTGCAGAAGCAAGAGCAGCGTCGCATGAGATGGTTGAGGGGGAGCACGACAAGGTCAAGATGGCCCCCGCAGAATGGGGCGCGAAGAACGAAGAGGGCATACAAGAGATGAGAGGTGCTGAAAATGTTAGTCATGAAGAGAACCTCGGCGAAAacaaagtttaa